A genomic segment from Bacillus cereus G9842 encodes:
- a CDS encoding PTS sugar transporter subunit IIC has product MNGFMSFMEQKIMPTTQKIAGQRHLLAIRNGVISTLPLTIVGSFFVIFLNLPIDAYMEWIAPFRHILDIPFRFTVGLMALYAAFGVGASLANFYQLNQLSAGLLSVLAFLLASVEPIQITKAVPGVIDAGRYISVGTLSATSLFGAIVTALIAVEIYHFMIKHNISIKLPDSVPPAVSNSFAALIPTLVVILLFWGIRYGLKFDVNTTITYLIAPLKSVLVGNNLFGGLLTVFLIVFFWSFGIHGPAILGPIIRPMWDSAILENMEVFTATGNAHQLPNLFTEQFIQWFVWIGGSGSTLALVIMFMFSKSKFLKELGRLSFVPGLFNINEPIIFGAPIVMNPILIIPFVITPLVTTTVSYFAVVSGMIPLMMAKLPFTMLAPIAAVISTDWTIMAGVLVLVNFVISFVIYYPFFKMYEKQQLAGEEKTECSEQLSS; this is encoded by the coding sequence ATGAATGGGTTTATGAGTTTTATGGAACAAAAGATTATGCCAACAACGCAAAAGATTGCAGGACAACGACATTTATTGGCAATTCGAAATGGGGTTATTTCTACATTACCGTTAACGATCGTCGGGTCATTTTTCGTTATCTTTTTAAATTTACCAATTGATGCATATATGGAATGGATTGCACCGTTTCGCCATATTTTAGATATTCCATTCCGATTTACAGTAGGACTAATGGCCTTATACGCAGCGTTTGGAGTAGGGGCCTCGCTCGCGAACTTTTATCAGCTCAATCAATTAAGTGCAGGGCTACTATCTGTACTCGCCTTTTTACTAGCATCAGTTGAACCAATTCAAATTACGAAAGCTGTACCAGGTGTTATTGATGCAGGTCGATATATTTCAGTAGGAACATTAAGTGCAACGTCTTTATTCGGCGCAATTGTGACAGCATTAATTGCAGTGGAAATTTATCATTTTATGATTAAGCATAATATCTCAATAAAATTACCAGACAGTGTACCACCAGCAGTTTCAAATTCGTTTGCAGCATTAATTCCAACATTAGTAGTTATTCTTTTATTCTGGGGCATTCGCTACGGTTTGAAATTCGATGTAAATACAACAATTACATACTTAATCGCACCATTAAAATCAGTACTAGTAGGAAATAACTTATTCGGTGGTTTATTAACAGTATTCTTAATCGTGTTCTTCTGGTCATTTGGTATACATGGACCGGCAATTTTAGGACCAATCATTCGTCCGATGTGGGATTCCGCAATTCTTGAAAATATGGAAGTGTTCACGGCTACAGGAAATGCACATCAGTTACCAAACTTATTTACAGAGCAGTTCATTCAATGGTTCGTATGGATTGGCGGATCTGGCTCAACGTTAGCTTTAGTAATTATGTTTATGTTCTCTAAATCTAAGTTCCTAAAAGAGTTAGGTAGATTATCATTCGTACCAGGTTTATTCAATATTAACGAGCCAATTATTTTCGGGGCACCAATTGTAATGAACCCAATCTTAATTATTCCGTTCGTTATTACACCGTTAGTGACAACGACAGTATCATATTTCGCAGTTGTTTCAGGTATGATTCCACTCATGATGGCGAAATTGCCATTTACGATGTTAGCACCAATTGCAGCGGTGATTAGTACGGACTGGACAATTATGGCTGGTGTACTTGTACTTGTTAACTTTGTAATCTCATTCGTTATTTACTATCCATTCTTCAAAATGTATGAGAAACAACAATTAGCAGGAGAGGAGAAAACAGAATGCTCGGAGCAATTATCATCTTAA
- a CDS encoding Na/Pi cotransporter family protein, with protein MEYNVQDMIFQFIGGLGIFLFGIKYMGDGLQQAAGDRLRDILDRFTTNPLMGVLAGMLVTVLIQSSSGTTALTVGLVSAGFMTLRQAIGVIMGANIGTTVTAFIIGIKIGEYALPIMAVGAILLFFFKNKKVHSLGQVIFGFGMLFFGLELMSAGMKPLRSLESFQELTVSMSDNPILGVVVGTVFTLIVQSSSATIGILQELFGQGAIDLQAALPVLFGDNIGTTITAVLAAIGTSIAARRAALVHVIFNIVGTIIFTILLVPFTSLIQYFQTSLNLNPEMTIAFAHGTFNVTNAVIQFPFIAVLAWIVTKLIRGEDSAIDFKPQHLNPIFIEQSPAIALTEAQKEIIRMAEFSLHGLKEANQFLNTQDKKHADMATQLEGAINNLDKKITEYLVLLSEKPLSPTDSEKHSVLAGVVGDIERVGDHVENLVELVDFQISNRVSLSDEALGELNEMLELTISTLQDSVEALTNFDTELAQTVIAKERKIDQMERVLRKRHVLRLNERSCSGDASIIFVDMVSNLERIGDHAVNIADGVLGEQGKINLKQSL; from the coding sequence GTGGAATATAATGTTCAAGATATGATCTTCCAGTTCATTGGTGGATTAGGTATTTTCTTATTCGGGATTAAATACATGGGCGATGGACTGCAACAAGCAGCTGGAGATCGTCTTCGTGATATTCTAGATCGTTTTACAACAAACCCACTCATGGGTGTACTAGCAGGTATGTTAGTTACGGTATTAATCCAATCAAGCTCAGGAACAACCGCTTTAACAGTCGGACTTGTAAGCGCAGGATTTATGACATTAAGACAAGCAATCGGTGTTATTATGGGTGCAAACATCGGTACGACAGTTACTGCATTTATTATCGGAATTAAAATCGGAGAATACGCTCTCCCAATTATGGCAGTTGGAGCTATCTTATTATTCTTCTTTAAAAATAAAAAAGTACATTCTTTAGGTCAAGTTATATTCGGCTTTGGTATGTTATTCTTCGGTTTGGAATTAATGAGCGCAGGTATGAAACCTCTTCGCTCTTTAGAATCATTCCAAGAATTAACGGTTAGTATGAGTGATAACCCAATTTTAGGAGTTGTTGTCGGTACAGTCTTCACTTTAATTGTACAAAGCTCAAGCGCAACAATCGGTATTTTGCAAGAATTATTCGGTCAAGGTGCAATCGATTTACAAGCTGCCCTTCCTGTATTATTCGGTGATAACATCGGTACAACAATTACAGCTGTATTAGCAGCAATCGGTACTTCTATTGCCGCAAGACGTGCAGCATTAGTTCACGTTATCTTTAATATCGTCGGTACAATTATATTTACGATTTTATTAGTACCATTTACAAGCTTAATTCAATATTTCCAAACATCATTAAACTTAAATCCAGAAATGACAATTGCATTTGCACACGGAACATTTAACGTAACAAATGCAGTTATTCAATTCCCATTCATCGCTGTATTAGCATGGATTGTAACAAAACTTATTCGCGGCGAAGACTCTGCTATTGATTTCAAACCGCAACATTTAAACCCAATCTTTATTGAGCAATCTCCAGCTATCGCTTTAACAGAAGCTCAAAAAGAAATTATCCGTATGGCTGAGTTTTCATTACATGGATTAAAAGAAGCAAATCAATTTTTAAATACACAAGACAAAAAACACGCTGACATGGCTACTCAATTAGAAGGAGCTATTAACAATTTAGATAAAAAAATTACCGAGTATTTAGTTCTACTATCTGAAAAGCCGCTTTCACCTACGGATTCTGAAAAACATTCCGTTTTAGCAGGTGTTGTTGGAGATATTGAACGTGTTGGTGATCATGTAGAAAACCTTGTAGAACTTGTAGATTTCCAAATTTCAAATCGTGTTTCACTATCAGACGAAGCATTAGGTGAATTAAACGAAATGCTGGAATTAACGATTTCAACACTGCAAGACTCAGTTGAAGCTTTAACAAACTTCGATACCGAACTAGCTCAAACTGTTATTGCAAAAGAACGCAAAATCGACCAAATGGAACGTGTTCTTCGTAAACGTCACGTATTACGTCTAAACGAGCGTAGCTGTTCAGGTGATGCAAGTATCATCTTCGTCGATATGGTAAGTAACTTAGAACGCATTGGCGATCACGCTGTAAATATCGCTGACGGTGTTTTAGGTGAACAAGGAAAAATCAATTTAAAACAATCATTATAA
- a CDS encoding MFS transporter codes for MGEAILVKREPLWTKEFVALIFANLCMFLGFQMLIPTLPVYVKEIGGTSSNIGFVVGMFTVAALFVRPLTGNALQKFNKKIILMIGTAICLLAMGSYLFASTIFLLLAVRILHGAGFGITTTTYGTVVSDLIPSARRGEGMGYFGLSGTIAMALGPLIGLWLMQTYNFTILFLCALSCTIVSLILTKLLQIQKTKQPPQQSSSTFLDGFIERKALLPSLLILCITLMYGGIGSFITLFATEVGIADISLFFLCNALAIAVTRPFSGRLYDAKGHTFVIIPGVIITFTGIILLSYTTTIPSLIIAAACYGSGFGAIQPALQAWMIDRVAPHRRGVATATFFSAFDLGIGAGAIIFGFIAHFTNYATVYRYSSLLLIAFLFIYITSIRKQKYGDKNMEKAAG; via the coding sequence ATGGGAGAAGCAATACTCGTAAAACGAGAACCGTTATGGACAAAAGAGTTTGTTGCTTTAATTTTTGCAAACTTATGTATGTTTTTAGGGTTTCAAATGTTAATTCCAACCTTACCTGTTTATGTGAAAGAAATTGGTGGCACAAGTTCCAATATCGGATTTGTTGTCGGTATGTTTACCGTTGCGGCACTTTTTGTTAGACCGCTAACTGGGAACGCCTTGCAAAAATTTAATAAAAAAATCATTTTAATGATCGGTACTGCTATCTGTTTACTCGCTATGGGCAGTTACCTTTTCGCCTCAACTATCTTTCTCTTGCTTGCTGTTCGTATTTTACACGGAGCTGGTTTCGGTATTACAACGACTACATATGGAACTGTCGTTTCTGATTTAATTCCCTCAGCTCGCCGCGGAGAAGGCATGGGATATTTTGGCCTTTCTGGAACAATTGCAATGGCCCTCGGTCCACTTATAGGACTATGGCTCATGCAAACATATAACTTCACAATTCTTTTTTTATGTGCACTATCGTGCACAATTGTTTCATTAATATTAACGAAACTACTTCAAATCCAAAAAACGAAACAGCCGCCACAACAATCATCTAGTACTTTTCTCGATGGATTTATTGAGCGTAAAGCTTTACTTCCTTCATTATTAATATTATGTATTACATTAATGTACGGAGGAATCGGAAGTTTTATCACACTATTTGCTACAGAAGTCGGCATAGCTGATATTAGCCTCTTCTTTTTATGTAATGCACTAGCAATTGCTGTAACTCGTCCATTCTCTGGAAGGCTATATGATGCGAAAGGCCATACATTCGTCATCATTCCGGGAGTTATTATAACGTTTACAGGCATTATTTTATTGTCGTATACGACGACAATTCCGAGCTTAATTATTGCTGCAGCATGTTACGGAAGTGGTTTTGGAGCGATCCAACCTGCACTACAAGCATGGATGATTGACCGCGTAGCACCGCATCGACGCGGCGTAGCAACAGCTACATTCTTCTCCGCATTTGACCTTGGAATCGGCGCTGGAGCGATTATATTTGGATTTATTGCTCATTTTACAAACTATGCAACTGTATATCGTTACTCCTCTCTATTACTTATTGCTTTTCTCTTCATTTACATTACAAGCATAAGAAAACAAAAGTATGGCGATAAAAACATGGAAAAAGCTGCTGGATAA
- a CDS encoding YhdH/YhfP family quinone oxidoreductase: MKYSQEEMSKLTYFFYIIKKNLTDKGESIMNHTSFRAIVVNETENHQFVRKVVEREVSSLPEGDVFIQVHYSSLNYKDALSATGNKGVTRTYPHTPGIDAAGEVMRSEDNSFNVGDQVIVTGYDLGMNTSGGFGEYIRVPSSWVVPLPEGMSLKESMMYGTAGFTAALSVYKLIGAGINPGMGDVLVTGATGGVGSVAVSILSKLGFNVVGATGKMEEEQMLLRLGAKKVIHRAELNDESGRPMLKGIYAGVIDTVGGHMLETALKTVKYGGCVTTCGNVAGQELHTTVYPFILRGISLLGIDSVQCPVDVRRDVWTLLADEWENSKLASYTEECTLEELDEKFALILQGKLKGRTVVKIK; this comes from the coding sequence TTGAAATATAGCCAAGAAGAAATGAGTAAGCTTACTTATTTCTTCTATATAATAAAGAAGAATTTGACGGATAAAGGAGAGAGCATAATGAATCATACATCATTCCGAGCAATCGTTGTGAACGAAACGGAAAATCATCAGTTTGTAAGAAAAGTTGTTGAGAGAGAAGTAAGTAGTTTACCTGAGGGAGACGTATTCATACAAGTTCATTATTCTTCATTAAATTACAAAGATGCCCTTTCAGCTACTGGTAATAAAGGTGTTACGAGAACGTATCCTCATACGCCAGGAATTGATGCCGCAGGAGAAGTTATGAGAAGTGAAGATAACTCCTTTAATGTAGGAGATCAAGTTATTGTAACGGGATATGACTTAGGTATGAATACCTCTGGTGGTTTCGGAGAATATATTCGCGTCCCATCATCTTGGGTCGTGCCTTTACCAGAAGGAATGTCATTAAAGGAAAGTATGATGTATGGGACAGCAGGTTTTACTGCTGCTTTGTCGGTATATAAGCTTATTGGAGCAGGAATTAATCCTGGTATGGGAGACGTTCTAGTAACTGGTGCTACAGGCGGCGTAGGGAGTGTAGCTGTTAGTATTTTAAGTAAGTTAGGGTTTAATGTAGTAGGAGCGACAGGGAAAATGGAAGAGGAACAGATGCTACTACGTCTAGGAGCGAAAAAAGTGATTCATCGCGCGGAATTGAATGATGAATCAGGAAGACCAATGTTAAAAGGGATATACGCCGGAGTTATCGATACTGTAGGTGGACATATGTTAGAAACAGCTTTAAAAACAGTAAAGTATGGTGGTTGTGTAACGACATGCGGTAATGTGGCAGGACAGGAATTACATACAACGGTATATCCGTTTATTTTACGAGGCATAAGCCTTTTAGGGATAGATTCCGTGCAATGCCCGGTGGATGTGAGAAGAGATGTGTGGACATTGTTAGCGGATGAATGGGAAAATTCAAAGTTAGCGTCTTATACAGAAGAATGTACATTAGAAGAATTAGATGAGAAGTTTGCACTTATATTGCAAGGAAAGTTAAAAGGAAGAACAGTTGTTAAAATAAAGTGA
- a CDS encoding PTS sugar transporter subunit IIB, with amino-acid sequence MYILLCCAAGMSTSMVVRKMQEEAKKQGKNYKIKAVDSELVKLEIKEADVVLIGPQVKYLFPAVEFLANSYNIPVAIIDQRDYGMCDGLKVLRQAEQLVLA; translated from the coding sequence ATGTATATTTTATTATGTTGTGCAGCAGGCATGTCAACGAGTATGGTCGTAAGAAAAATGCAAGAAGAGGCAAAGAAACAGGGGAAGAATTATAAAATTAAGGCGGTTGATTCAGAACTTGTGAAACTTGAAATAAAAGAAGCCGATGTCGTTTTAATCGGTCCACAAGTGAAATATTTATTTCCAGCTGTAGAGTTTCTTGCAAACTCATACAACATACCAGTTGCAATTATAGACCAACGAGATTATGGCATGTGTGATGGTTTGAAAGTGCTTAGGCAAGCAGAACAATTAGTTTTAGCATAA
- a CDS encoding DUF871 domain-containing protein, whose translation MERKLGISLYPEHSTKEKDMAYISSAARHGFSRIFTCLLSVNRPKEEIIAEFKEIINHAKDNNMEVILDVAPAVFDQLGISYSDLSFFAELGADGIRLDVGFDGLTEAKMTNNPYGLKIELNVSNDIAYLENILSHQANKSALIGCHNFYPQKFTGLPYDYFIRCSERFKKHGIRSAAFITSHAANIGPWDINDGLCTLEEHRNLPIEVQAKHLWATGLIDDVIIGNAYASEEELEKLGNLNRYMLQLKVHFVDEATEVEKRATLQELHVRRGDITEYMIRSTEVRKKYKDYDFPVRESVLQERGQVVIGNNSFGKYKGELQIILKEMPIDERKNIVGTIAEEELFLLNYVGAWTQFTCVE comes from the coding sequence ATGGAGCGTAAATTAGGGATTTCACTTTATCCAGAACATTCAACGAAAGAAAAAGATATGGCTTATATTTCGTCAGCGGCACGACACGGTTTTTCAAGAATATTTACTTGTTTGTTATCTGTGAATCGTCCGAAAGAAGAAATTATAGCTGAATTTAAAGAGATTATTAATCATGCGAAAGATAACAATATGGAAGTTATTTTAGATGTAGCTCCAGCTGTGTTTGATCAGCTTGGTATTAGTTATAGTGATCTATCATTTTTCGCAGAGTTAGGTGCAGATGGTATTCGATTAGATGTAGGCTTTGACGGATTGACGGAAGCGAAAATGACGAATAATCCGTACGGTTTAAAAATCGAGTTAAATGTAAGTAACGATATTGCGTACTTAGAAAATATTCTTTCGCATCAAGCGAATAAATCAGCTTTAATTGGTTGCCATAATTTTTATCCGCAAAAATTCACTGGTCTTCCGTACGATTATTTCATTCGCTGTAGTGAACGCTTTAAAAAGCATGGTATTCGCAGTGCAGCCTTTATTACATCACATGCCGCAAACATCGGTCCATGGGATATTAACGACGGATTATGTACGTTAGAAGAGCATCGTAATTTACCAATTGAAGTACAAGCGAAGCATTTATGGGCAACAGGGCTAATTGATGATGTCATTATCGGAAATGCTTATGCAAGTGAAGAGGAGTTAGAAAAACTAGGAAATTTAAATCGCTACATGTTACAGCTAAAAGTGCACTTTGTAGACGAAGCGACTGAAGTAGAGAAGAGAGCTACGCTGCAAGAATTACATGTAAGACGCGGCGACATAACAGAGTATATGATACGTTCTACAGAAGTGCGTAAAAAATATAAAGACTATGACTTCCCAGTGCGCGAAAGTGTGCTACAGGAAAGAGGGCAAGTTGTAATTGGTAATAACTCATTCGGAAAGTATAAAGGTGAACTGCAAATCATTTTAAAAGAAATGCCGATAGATGAACGGAAAAATATCGTCGGTACAATTGCGGAAGAGGAGTTATTCTTACTAAATTATGTAGGAGCTTGGACGCAGTTTACTTGTGTGGAATAG
- a CDS encoding DUF871 domain-containing protein: MRRLGISIYPEHSTVEKDKEYLTLASKYGFTRVFTCLLSVDGEKEKIIEEFKETISHANALGFQVLVDISPSVFEQLGISYNDLSFFHELGAYGIRLDVGFSGLEESIMTYNPYGLKIEINMSNGTKYVDNIMSHRPNRENLIGCHNFYPHRYSGLSYDHFIKCSKQFKDYGMRTAAFISSFDATYGPWPVTEGLCTLEQHRELSMTTQAKHLFATELIDDVIIANAYASEEELQALGALNKEKQTFDIELYDTTTELERIIVLDEPHFYRGDVSEYMIRSTQSRVKYKKEEFKPHNTREIKRGDLLIDNEQYGQYKGELQIALKDMVNTGKTNVVGRIIEEEIFLLDYLQAWDKFGFILKK; encoded by the coding sequence ATGAGACGATTAGGTATTTCTATTTATCCAGAACATTCAACAGTAGAGAAAGATAAGGAGTATTTAACATTAGCAAGTAAATATGGATTTACACGTGTGTTCACATGTTTATTATCTGTGGATGGAGAAAAAGAGAAAATTATTGAAGAATTTAAAGAAACGATCTCACATGCGAATGCATTAGGGTTCCAAGTATTAGTTGATATTAGTCCATCTGTTTTTGAACAATTAGGTATTTCGTATAATGATTTATCATTCTTCCATGAATTGGGTGCGTACGGTATTCGTTTAGATGTCGGTTTCTCAGGATTAGAAGAATCAATTATGACTTATAATCCGTATGGTTTGAAAATTGAGATTAATATGAGCAATGGTACGAAGTATGTAGATAACATTATGAGCCATAGACCAAATCGTGAAAATTTAATTGGTTGTCATAATTTTTATCCGCATCGTTATTCAGGGTTATCATACGATCATTTCATTAAATGCTCGAAACAATTTAAAGATTACGGTATGAGAACGGCTGCTTTTATTTCATCATTTGATGCAACATATGGACCTTGGCCAGTAACAGAAGGGTTATGTACATTAGAGCAGCATCGTGAATTATCGATGACAACACAGGCGAAGCATTTATTTGCGACAGAATTAATTGATGATGTTATTATTGCAAACGCATATGCGTCAGAAGAAGAATTACAAGCACTAGGTGCATTAAATAAAGAGAAACAAACATTTGATATAGAACTATATGATACAACGACAGAACTAGAAAGAATTATCGTATTAGACGAACCACATTTTTATCGCGGAGATGTATCTGAATATATGATTCGTTCTACACAAAGTCGTGTGAAATATAAAAAAGAAGAGTTTAAACCTCATAATACGCGCGAAATTAAGCGTGGAGATTTATTAATTGATAATGAACAATATGGCCAGTATAAGGGCGAATTACAAATTGCATTAAAAGATATGGTGAATACAGGAAAAACAAATGTAGTTGGTCGAATTATAGAAGAAGAAATTTTCTTATTAGATTATTTACAAGCATGGGATAAATTCGGATTCATATTAAAGAAATAG
- a CDS encoding PTS lactose/cellobiose transporter subunit IIA has protein sequence MADMQTPFALILHGGNARSAALEAIAFARQGDFENAGEKMKLASEEISAAHRIQTDLIQEEARGNHAEISLLLVHAQDHLMNAITVKELAEEFITLHKRVEEKVTV, from the coding sequence ATGGCTGATATGCAAACTCCATTTGCATTAATTTTACATGGTGGCAATGCGAGAAGTGCAGCGCTTGAAGCAATCGCTTTTGCAAGACAAGGAGATTTTGAGAATGCGGGTGAAAAGATGAAACTTGCTAGTGAGGAAATTTCAGCAGCACATCGTATTCAAACGGATTTAATTCAAGAAGAGGCAAGAGGAAATCATGCAGAAATCAGTTTACTGTTAGTGCACGCACAAGACCATTTAATGAATGCAATTACAGTGAAAGAACTAGCTGAAGAATTTATTACTCTTCATAAACGAGTAGAAGAGAAAGTGACAGTATAA
- a CDS encoding BglG family transcription antiterminator, with product MTKVQQRLISILEEFLEEKSMLNRAFLAGRLHVSTKTIQKDIKLLNDILEENGAKIESQRGTGYELEIIQTKKFEDFCVSLFQKQTEKIPTSYEERIAYILQRVLTAEGYVKLSELAEEIYVSKSTVNLIMKDVTDICGRYKLQIEKRPYYGIRIVGEEFNIRSCLSQYGLPRYDHTPFHEQFEQTETYLSLPYISHIRSIILKYIEGGTIYLSDIEIDNLVIHIAIALKRCQSQHYMKELHTEQSELIIKKEYTIAKQILGDLEKELKFSFPEEEVLYVTMHLLSTAVTTRDRYENVEELLGKDIYAFMQHILFKVAEERNLIFYYDEELLFGFGIHLKTLLNRLKYKLNTRNPLLAEVKKNYPYAFEIAVLVGDIIGEYTGESIPESEIGYIAIHFGGAMSRLQEQNQKKRCLLVCATGQGSAQLLKYKILSQFRDKLEIVGITGYYQLKVEDLYKEKIDCIISTVHIPSGLPVPVIKVNSIFDDKEIKLIGQRLFMHVNNSVQPYIKEDLIFLNHSASTKEDVIQFLCEKAAEKHYVQENFYASVMERENTSPTAVGNSVAIPHPMQLLSEETFLMFCTLEKAVDWGDKKVQVIILFSVKRNNNEDLQRLYDFLYDIMSSQTTIEKLTQTEVIEDFQEILLSF from the coding sequence ATGACAAAGGTGCAGCAGCGATTAATTTCTATTTTAGAGGAGTTTTTAGAAGAGAAATCGATGTTAAATCGAGCTTTTTTAGCGGGCCGTTTACATGTATCAACGAAGACGATTCAAAAGGATATAAAATTATTAAATGATATATTGGAAGAAAACGGAGCGAAAATCGAATCGCAAAGAGGGACTGGGTACGAATTAGAAATTATACAAACGAAGAAATTTGAAGACTTTTGTGTGAGTCTATTTCAAAAACAGACGGAAAAGATCCCAACTTCTTATGAAGAAAGAATAGCGTACATTCTGCAGCGTGTTTTAACGGCAGAGGGATATGTGAAGCTTTCAGAATTAGCGGAAGAGATTTATGTGAGCAAATCAACGGTTAATTTAATTATGAAAGATGTTACAGATATATGTGGTCGCTATAAATTACAAATTGAGAAGAGACCGTATTATGGTATACGTATTGTTGGAGAGGAATTTAATATTCGTTCTTGTTTATCACAATATGGTTTACCGCGTTATGACCATACTCCGTTTCATGAGCAATTTGAGCAGACGGAGACATATTTATCGCTACCTTATATATCACACATCCGTTCAATTATATTAAAGTATATTGAAGGTGGAACAATATATTTATCTGATATAGAAATTGATAATTTAGTCATTCATATTGCAATCGCATTAAAGCGTTGTCAAAGTCAACATTATATGAAAGAACTGCATACGGAGCAATCAGAACTTATAATAAAGAAAGAATATACAATTGCGAAGCAGATTTTAGGAGATTTAGAGAAAGAGTTGAAATTTTCATTTCCAGAAGAAGAAGTATTATATGTGACGATGCATTTATTAAGTACTGCTGTTACAACGAGAGATCGCTATGAAAATGTAGAAGAGCTATTAGGAAAAGATATATATGCATTTATGCAACATATTCTTTTTAAAGTAGCGGAAGAACGGAATCTTATTTTTTATTATGATGAAGAATTATTATTTGGATTTGGTATTCATTTAAAAACGTTATTAAATCGTTTGAAGTATAAGTTAAATACGAGAAATCCTCTTTTGGCAGAAGTGAAAAAGAATTATCCGTATGCTTTTGAAATTGCGGTTCTTGTTGGAGATATCATTGGTGAATATACGGGTGAATCGATCCCTGAAAGTGAAATTGGCTATATTGCAATTCACTTCGGCGGAGCGATGAGCCGTTTGCAGGAGCAAAACCAAAAGAAAAGATGCTTATTAGTTTGTGCGACTGGTCAAGGAAGTGCACAACTATTAAAATATAAAATTTTATCACAGTTCCGAGATAAATTAGAGATTGTAGGTATTACAGGCTATTATCAATTGAAAGTAGAAGATCTTTATAAAGAAAAAATAGATTGTATTATTAGTACGGTTCATATACCGAGTGGCTTGCCTGTTCCAGTTATAAAAGTGAATTCAATATTTGATGATAAAGAGATTAAATTGATTGGTCAGCGGTTGTTTATGCATGTGAATAATAGTGTGCAGCCTTATATTAAGGAAGATTTAATTTTTTTAAATCATAGTGCTTCTACGAAAGAGGATGTTATTCAGTTTTTATGTGAGAAAGCTGCTGAGAAACATTATGTACAAGAAAACTTTTATGCTTCTGTTATGGAAAGAGAAAATACGTCTCCGACAGCGGTTGGGAATTCAGTTGCAATCCCGCATCCGATGCAGTTATTAAGTGAGGAAACTTTTTTGATGTTTTGCACACTTGAAAAGGCTGTTGATTGGGGAGATAAAAAAGTACAAGTAATTATTTTATTTAGTGTAAAGCGCAATAATAATGAAGATTTACAAAGGCTTTATGATTTTTTATATGATATTATGTCTAGTCAAACTACGATAGAGAAACTTACTCAGACCGAGGTAATTGAAGATTTTCAAGAGATTTTATTATCATTTTGA